A region of Carassius auratus strain Wakin chromosome 11, ASM336829v1, whole genome shotgun sequence DNA encodes the following proteins:
- the LOC113111260 gene encoding opsin-5-like has protein sequence MSVQTPLQVMNIPWRNNNFSLLSRDPPLSDQGETIIGVYLLILGWLSWFGNSIVIFVLFKQRSFLQPTDYLTLNLAISDASISVFGYSRGILEIFNVFRDNGYLITSVWTCQVDGFFTLVFGLGSINTLTVISISRYIKGCHPNKAHCITNTAVLTSVIFIWTGALFWSGAPILGWGSYMDRGYGTCEIDWVKANYSTIHKSFIISILIFCFFIPVLIMLFSYISIINTVKRGNARSAERDLTDRQRKIERDVTVVSIVICTAFILAWSPYAVVSMWSACGFHVPSLTSIFTRLFAKSASFYNPLIYFGLSSKFRRDVRVLLPCGGETTDAVKLKRFKKIQRFRAEENRQLHKHQRKPPLANPAPGPAPAVCSHLETPPPAGAQVFFINAPEPPDTPESECVRL, from the exons ATGTCTGTGCAAACCCCGCTTCAGGTGATGAACATCCCCTGGAGGAACAATAACTTCAGTCTGCTGAGCCGCGATCCGCCTCTGTCCGATCAGGGAGAGACGATCATCGGCGTCTACCTGCTGATCCTGG GTTGGTTGTCGTGGTTTGGCAACAGCATTGTGATCTTCGTTCTGTTCAAGCAAAGATCGTTTCTGCAGCCCACCGACTACCTGACGCTCAACCTCGCCATTTCTGACGCCAGCATCTCCGTGTTTGGATATTCCAGAGGAATCCTCGAGATCTTCAATGTCTTCAGGGATAACGGATACCTCATCACCTCTGTGTGGACATGCCAG GTGGACGGCTTCTTCACGCTGGTCTTCGGTCTGGGCAGCATCAACACTCTGACCGTCATCAGCATCAGCAGATACATCAAGGGCTGTCACCCCAATAAAG ctcaCTGCATCACCAACACCGCTGTGCTGACGTCTGTCATCTTCATCTGGACAGGAGCCCTGTTCTGGTCCGGAGCGCCGATCCTGGGCTGGGGAAGCTACATGG ATCGTGGATATGGCACGTGTGAGATCGACTGGGTCAAAGCCAACTACTCCACCATCCACAAGTCCTTCATCATCTCCATCCTCATCTTCTGCTTCTTCATCCCCGTGCTGATCATGCTGTTCTCGTACATCTCCATCATCAACACGGTGAAGAGAGGAAACGCCAGGTCAGCCGAGAGAGATCTGACCGACAGACAGCGCAAGATCGAGAGAGACGTCACTGTC GTGTCTATAGTGATCTGCACGGCCTTCATCCTGGCCTGGTCTCCGTACGCGGTCGTGTCCATGTGGTCAGCGTGTGGTTTCCACGTGCCGAGTCTCACCAGCATCTTCACGCGGCTCTTCGCCAAATCCGCCAGCTTCTACAACCCTCTCATCTACTTCGGCCTGAGCTCCAAGTTCCGGCGAGACGTGCGCGTGCTGCTGCCCTGCGGCGGAGAGACCACAGACGCCGTCAAGCTCAAGCGCTTCAAGAAGATCCAGAGATTCAGAGCCGAGGAGAACCGCCAATTACACAAGCACCAGAGAAAACCCCCTCTGGCAAACCCCGCCCCCGGCCCCGCCCCCGCTGTGTGCAGTCACCTGGAGACTCCGCCCCCCGCAGGTGCACAGGTGTTCTTCATCAACGCGCCCGAGCCGCCAGACACACCGGAGTCCGAGTGCGTCAGACTCTAG
- the LOC113111261 gene encoding eukaryotic initiation factor 4A-III: MDTAAVPVRKRLLKEEDMTKIEFETSEEVDVTPTFDTMGLREDLLRGIYAYGFEKPSAIQQRAIKQIIKGRDVIAQSQSGTGKTATFCISVLQCLDIQVRETQALILAPTRELAGQIQKVLLALGDYMNVQCHTCIGGTNVGEDIRKLDYGQHVVAGTPGRVFDMIRRRSLRTRAIKMLVLDEADEMLNKGFKEQIYDVYRYLPPATQVCLISATLPHEILEMTNKFMTDPIRILVKRDELTLEGIKQFFVAVEREEWKFDTLCDLYDTLTITQAVIFCNTKRKVDWLTEKMREANFTVSSMHGDMPQKERESIMKEFRSGASRVLISTDVWARGLDVPQVSLIINYDLPNNRELYIHRIGRSGRYGRKGVAINFVKNDDIRILRDIEQYYSTQIDEMPMNVADLI; encoded by the exons ATGGACACCGCCGCAGTCCCCGTTAGGAAGAGGCTCCTGAAGGAGGAAGACATGACGAAAATCGAGTTTGAGACGAGCGAAGAGGTGGATGTGACGCCGACGTTCGACACGATGGGCCTGAGGGAAGATCTGCTGCGCGGGATCTACGCGTACG GTTTTGAGAAACCGTCAGCCATCCAGCAGCGAGCCATCAAACAGATCATCAAGGGGCGAGACGTGATCGCCCA GTCACAGTCTGGAACCGGTAAAACAGCCACGTTCTGTATCTCAGTGCTGCAGTGTTTGGATATTCAG GTTCGAGAGACTCAAGCGCTGATCCTGGCTCCGACCAGAGAGTTAGCCGGACAGATCCAGAAG GTGCTGCTGGCGTTGGGCGACTACATGAACGTTCAGTGTCACACCTGCATCGGAGGCACAAACGTGGGCGAGGACATCAGGAAGCTGGACTACGGTCAGCACGTGGTGGCTGGGACGCCCGGCCGAGTGTTCG ATATGATCCGCAGGAGGAGTTTGAGGACTCGTGCTATTAAGATGCTGGTGCTGGATGAAGCAGACGAGATGCTCAACAAAG gttttaAGGAGCAGATCTATGATGTGTACAGATACCTGCCTCCTGCCACTCAGGTGTGTCTCATCAGCGCCACGCTGCCTCACGAGATCCTGGAGATGACCAACAAGTTCATGACCGACCCCATCCGCATCCTGGTCAAACG TGATGAATTGACTCTGGAGGGGATTAAGCAGTTTTTCGTGGCTGTGGAGCGAGAGGAGTGGAAGTTCGACACGCTGTGTGACCTTTACGACACGCTGACCATCACACAAGCCGTCATCTTCTGCAACACCAAACGCAAG GTGGACTGGCTGACGGAGAAGATGAGGGAGGCTAACTTCACCGTGTCGTCGATGCACGGAGACATGCCACAGAAAGAGCGAGAGTCCATCATGAAGGAGTTCAGATCCGGAGCCAG TCGAGTGCTGATCTCCACAGACGTTTGGGCCAGAGGTCTGGATGTGCCTCAGGTGTCTCTCATCATTAACTACGACCTGCCCAACAACAGAGAGCTGTACATCCACAG GATTGGTCGATCGGGTCGTTACGGCAGGAAAGGTGTGGCCATCAACTTTGTGAAGAACGATGACATCCGTATCCTGCGAGATATTGAGCAGTACTACTCCACACAGATCGACGAGATGCCCATGAACG TGGCTGACCTGATCTGA